CCTATTTTAAAACGCTCTATTGTAATCCATAAAATCTCTGCTACGTTTGCCACAAAACCGCATAAGTGAGAGAACAGCTAGTGCGCTTAGCATGAAATATTAATCTTTAATGGAGTTGGCTTTTTCGAGGGCTAAACCAATTTCTTCTTCATCGATGACTGTTTCTCGGTTTGCCCCAAAGGCATTACCTCTAACACAAGTCAAGATTATACCTCCGTCCACGCCAAAGGTATTACTAAATATTCTACGGAAATTAGGCTACGAAAAAAGGGCAGTAATGATTCGTAAAAATTATGGCGCCGCCGAAAGGACTCGAACCTTTGACCTACTGATTAACAGTCAGTTGCACTACCGGGCTGTGCAACGGCGGCAAAGCATCACTGCTTCTGCCACACCAGATTTCACATAACATATTTAAGCATACCGTCGACCCTGCGAAGAGTGTTAAGTAACAAACTTTGATTGATAGAGGAGCAATTCAGAAAGTTCTTGCGCGTTTACCTCGGCAACATCGCTGCGAAGGGCAAAGTTATTAGGAAAAACGTTGCCAATAAAACGTTCATGCAACCCGATTGTGAGCCATCCCGGAGAGCGCTTTTATGAATATATTTATCATAATGCCTTTCGACAAGAAATTCGATGATGTATACGCTCAAATTAAGAATACAGTCCAAACAGCTATCACGCAAGAAGGAACGCGATGCTATCGCTTAGACGAGGTAAAGTCTGCGGGCAGAATAACAATTGACTTAGTTTCCGAGCTGAAGCAAGCAGCTCTTTGCATAGCCGATGTAACAGGAAATAACCCAAATGTAATGTGGGAATTAGGATACGCGATGGCTCTCAATAAACCAACGATTGTTCTTTCCCAGTCATTTGAGAAAATGCCTTTTGACATAGCTGACCTGAGGACTATCAAATATGACCCTCAGAATCTGTTGACCATTAAGGTTCGATTGCTTGAGGCAATTAATATGACGTTTAGTCGTTATGAAATGAGAGTTGGCTCCAGGATCATTAATGCCCTTGAAAAGGCACCTTATGGGATAGCGGTTACTGGTTCTAGTAAGGTTACACCTGCACTATGCGTGGACAAAATCCAATCCACCCTATCAAATTACATAAAGACAAATACCGTTTGGTTTGTCGGGTCAAATGGTGCTTGCGATGAAGCAGCAGCTGAGTATTTAGGTAGCCTGAAGCAGAAGGTAACGATAATCAGCTATGACAAGTTTGACATTTCAGACAGAATGCTTAAAATCATAGAAAAATTCGATTTCAAATTTCTATCAGCCGAAGACCAACCGATCCCTAAAAACATAAGTATGCCCTCAAAACGCGATTTCTTGTTTGCTCAGATGGCTGACCTGATGCTTATAGCTTGGGATGGTCAAAGCGCTAAGACGCAGGAATTGATTAACTGGTGCAGGATTCAACACAAAGATCATTTTATTTGCTACGTGTAAACTTGAATAAAGTTAATTCATCAGAACGGGGTAAACCAAAAAGAGGACCGTAAGGTTGCTGTCTGGCGGTTATTCGATCTGTCTAACCTTATATTTTGCGATAGCAGAGAAGCCCTTGTAGAATTCCTTAGTTATGCGTTTGTACCATTTATCTGAAAATGACCAATCAAGCAGGTTATCAACCCAGTAAAAATCGTGTTCAGCACATTGAATCAGGAGCTGCTTATGTAGGCTGCTGAGTTGGGTGTTTGTGAACCAGTCTTCGCTTTTGAGTTTGCCCAACGGTACAAAGAAGAGGGGTACAATGAGGCTTCGCATGCCCTTGAGGTCATCGACTAAATCCATTGTTTTGGCTACGTCTTCTTCTTTCTCGTCAGGCAACCCAACAATAATGGTGCAGGCTGGAACCAACTTGTAATCATGCATAAGCCCCATGCCCTCGACGACAACTTCGTGCCATTTGTCCGCGCTAAACGGATGTGCCTTTGCGGGCATAATCTTCTTGGCTACTTCGGGTGAACCTGTCTCAATTCCGATTTCTGCGCCCCACCATGATTGTTTTTGAAGAATAATTTCTGAGAGTTTTGAAAAAAGTTTGGGCGCTGAAGCCACTGCCGCTAAGGAGGCATGACTCCAACTGATGCTGTCAACTTTATTCATCACCATCTCATGTAGCCGAATAAGTTTTTCATCGTTGGGCACAGTATTATTGGAGCCATAGAGCATGACATCTTCGGAGTGGAGGCAAGCACCCGTGACTTTGCCGGAGTTCAAGTTGACGTCAAGTTCGCGTTCAACTTTCTCAATCGGGTACCATCTGAGTGGTCTTAGGGTAACGTTGCAGAATTTGCATCCTCGGCAGCATCCTCTGCCAATCTCAATTAACCCATTGATTGATGGTTGAACAATATCGGGAATTTGCTCTAAAGTGGGGGTCTCTCCGAGGCCAACTTCATAGTGGCTAGGGAGGTTTTGTCCTTCCATGGCGACGCGGAAAAGTTTGCCTATGACGTTTTCTGCTTCGCCCTCCACAACGCAGTCGATGCCCAATTCTTTAGCTGCATTTTCCCTACAACGGAACTGCCATGCACCGGGACCGCCAACGATTACTTTTAATCCGTTTTTTTTGGCTTTCTGTAAGGATTGGCTTTTGAGTAGGGTCTGGAAGTGTTTTGCGAGATAGGGTTCCTTCTTAAATATCGAGGCCAGAGTGGTTGAGGCGGGTCCAAGCCCGAAGGGGTCCATGGTGTAGATGCCCAGAACTTTCGTGTTTTCTAAACGTTTACTTAGTGCGCTTGGGCTAACAGTGTCTACTTTGAAGCCTTCTTTTAGCAGTTGAGCCTCGGTTTTTCGCAGCCCATAGGGGGCAGTCCAAGGTCTTCCGCTGCTTGTTTCAAGGGGCGGGAAGAATAGGTAGCTGTAGAGCCATTCTGGTATGAAGTTTGGAGGCGCACAAGTGCCGAACCCTAAAAACTCGTTATGATGATAATTACTCATTAGTGTCCTATCTGCAGTTAAAAGCACATCTGTCATTTGTTGAACCTCCAAAGATCAGCTCCTTTCGTAAAAGTGTCTTTACGTATTTTTTAGTCAGTAACAGGACAGATATAACTTTATCGACCCTACCTTGTATACTTTGCATCAGTTTTAGTGGCAGCCTGATTGAAAAGTTTGCTCAAGTCAATTTAGTAAAGTTGTTTGTTTATATTTGTCTGATTTTGTTGCATATTTCACTGTGCAACATACACGTTTAAAGTTTCCAATGACGCTTTTTTTAATGTCAAAATGTCGTGATAACGGTAATTATGTCAATTTCTCTGAGCGGATTTTTTACATTAAAATCTATGGATTAATGCATTTTCCTAGAAAAATGTATATCAAGGGTTCCGTCATTGTTATAAGAAAATACTTTAGTGAAGGGATTGCTTTGAAAACTATGGTAGAGTTTAGATGGCACGGTAGAGGCGGACAAGGAGCGTGGACTGCCAGCGAACTTTTGGCAAGAACCGCCCTTGACGAAGGCAAATACATCCAATCGTTCCCAGAATTTGGGCCAGAACGGATGGGAGCCCCCGTAACCGCTTTCACCAGAATCAGCACTGAACCCATAAGGTTGCACTGTGCAATCTATGATCCAGACGTCGTGGTCGTTTTAGACAATACACTGCTAAAGACGGTCCCTGTAACTGCTGGATTAAACCGCGATGAAGACTGTTTAATAATAAACTCAAGTGATGAACCCGCTAAACTAAAAGAAAACCTGCGGGTTGTCAAGGGAAAGGTATGGACGGTTCCAGCCACTGAAATCGCCCTAAAAATCCTCGGCGTCCCCATCACAAACACCGCGTTGCTTGGTGTAGTTGCTAAAGCAACAGGCATCGTAAGCTTAGAGGGCATTGAAAAAACGTTGAAGGGACGTTTTCGCCCTGATTTGGCAGAGAAAAACTTTGCCGTGGTCCAAGAAGCATACAAGGAGGCAAAAATGGAATGAGCAGTAAAGAAAAAACTTGGAAAGAAATCTCCGTCGGCGCCGTGTCTTCAAAAGCCAGCGTTGGCTTTATGACTGGCGACTGGAAAACCTACATGCCCATCCGCGACCTAGAAAAATGCACCACATGCTTAACATGCGTGATGCTTTGCCCCGAAGGCGCAATCCGTTACCGCCCCAAAATGGGCAAAATCGAATTCGACTTTGCCTTCTGCAAAGGCTGCGGTATCTGCGCCAACGAATGCCCAACTAAAGCAATCACTATGAAGTTACCGGAGGAATAAACATGGCAACACAACAACAACCCAAACAAGAAGTCATGGCATTAAACGGCGACGAAGCAGTTGCTCTCGCGGTTAAACAATGCGACGTTGACGTGGTTGCAGCCTACCCCATCACGCCTCAAACAATCATAGTGGAAAAATTCAGTGAATACGTTGCAAACGGTGAAACTCAGACTGAATTTGTCTGTGTGGAATCCGAACACAGCGCGATGACCGCATCGCTAACTGCATCTCTTACGGGGGCCCGCACATTCACTGCTAGCGCCTCCGCAGGATTAGCTTTAATGCATGAAATGCTCTTTGTCACCTCGGGTAGTCGTGCACCAGTTGTTATGGCAGTTGCCAACCGCGCTTTATCGGCACCCCTTAACATCCACGGAGACCACTCTGACAGCATGGCTGAGCGTGACAGCGGCTGGATTCAGGTTTACGCTGAAAACGCCCAAGAAGCCTACGACTCCATAATTCAAGCCTTCAAAATCGCAGAAGACGTCAAAGTTTCCTTGCCCATAATTGTGGGTTTAGACGGCTTTACCATCAGCCACACGCTTGAACGCGTCGATGTTCTAACTGACGACGTCGTTAAGGCCTTCGTTGGAGAGCGAGCTTTCCCAATGGTTACCACCCATGAAGGCAAAACTGTACCGTTAAAACTTGACCCCGCAAACCCCATGACTCTGGGACCCAACGCCTTGCAGAACTATTACTTCGAATTCAAGCGTCAGCAAGAAGAAGGCATGAAAAACGCGTATAAAATAATCCAAGAAGTCAACAAAGAATATACCAAAATCAGCGGCAGAAGTTTTGGCAACGGACTCATTGACCCCTACAAGGTTGACGACGCCGAAGTGGCAATCGTCTGTATAGGCTCGACTGCAGGCACACTTAAAGTCATGGTTGACGAACTTCGCGCTGAAGGAGCAAAAGTCGGGATTTTGCGTCTCCGTACGTTCCGTCCGTTCCCAGCAGAAGACATCCAAGATGCACTCAAGAACTGCAAGGTCGTTGCGGTTTTTGATAAAAGCATGAGCCCCGGCGGCTTTGGCGCTGCAGTCTTTAACGAAGTCAGAAACGCACTCTATGACCTAAAACAACGTCCAATCGTTGTGGAGTACATCTATGGTTTAGGCGGCAGAGACAGCAGCCCCCGTGACTTCAAACGAGTCTTCGAGGACCTATGCAAATTCGCAAAAACGGGACAAGTGGATAGCACCGTGCATTATTTAGGATTAAGGGAGTAATGGAGGAAAATAAAATGGCAACTGAAACTCAAGAATGGAAATTCACCGCTAAAGACATTGCAAACAAACCCGACCTATTTGAGAGCGGTCACCGCGCATGCGCTGGCTGTGGACCCGCTTCAGTGCTTCGGCTCGTAATGAAAGGTACCCGCGGACCCACCATTGTAACTCAAGCTACGGGCTGCATGGAAATCGTCGGCTCAATCTATCCCTATACATCTTGGGAAGTGCCATGGGTTCACACTGCGTTTGAAAACGCCGGAGCCAACGCCGCAGGCATTGATGCTGCTATTAAGGTGCTTCAAAGAAAGGGCAAAATGAGTCCAGAACACATCGACGTTATTGCCTTAGCAGGTGATGGTGGAACCTACGACATTGGCTTGCAAGCTCTCTCGGGCGCGGTCGAACGAGGACATGACTTCCTCTTTATCCTCTACGACAACGAAGGCTACATGAATACAGGCATTCAACGTAGCAGTGGAACACCTCTTGGCGCAGCAACAACCACCAGCCCAGCAGGTTCAGTGAGACCCGGCAAACTTGAAAACAAAAAACCCATCACAGACATCATGCTTGCACACGGCATGGAATACGTCGCAACCGCAACCCCATACTACTGGAAAGACCTCATCACCAAAGTCCGCAAAGGCCTAGAAGTCGAAGGCCCAGCATTCCTACATGTGTTTGCGCCTTGTCCACGTGGCTGGAGAAGCGACCCATCCAAAACCATGGAATACTCAAAACTCTCCGTGGAAACATGCATCTTCCCCATCTGGGAAGCAGTCAACGGCAAACGCCAACTCTCCATCCCCAGCAAAATCATCTCACTCGCACCACAGAAAAAACGCCCAGTCAGAGACTACCTCGAAGGCCAAGGACGATACCGGCACCTCTTCTCAACAAAGAACTCACATGTCATCGACGAAATCCAAAGCAACACCGACGCGCGCTGGCAGAAACTGCTCAAACAGTGCGAAACAGCCTAAATCCTTTTTTCCTTTTTTGTTATCTATATTTTTGTGGTCTATTTGCGGTTAGCTGCGCTTACAAACGATCTTAAACCCACCTTTTGGGCTATCGTTAACAAAGACATATGCGACTACTATTTTTTTGCTTACGACTTAAAATTGCAACCTGAAAAAACCCAAATCTACTTAGCACATGACGGCGCTACAGTTGCGGGCTTGATGCTTGTTTACAACGGTTTCATTGCGCAGCTTCGAGGTAGCTCCTCTGCTGTGGCGTTTATGCTTGAAAACCTCAGCCCCTCAGTGACAGATATACAGGTGCCAAAAAACTGCGAAGCAACCCTCTCGGAGCGCTACCCCTCTGTTAAGCTCAAAGAAGCAATATCTTTGTTGAGGGTGAGGCGAGGAGGGGAGAATCTACACGTTACTTTAGAGCCACAACAGTTGATGGTTCAAGACGCTGAGGAAATCGCGGCTCTCATGCGGGAAGCCTATCCGCAGATGTGGAGTGAAATGACGTCAGATTTTTGTTCGTCAACAGTTTCAGGCCCCTCGCGGCATTTGGGTTGGCATCAAACATGATGGTAAGTTGGTTGCTTTTGGCTATGCTATGGCTACTGAGGCGTTGGGACATGTGACTTGGATAGGTACCCGCGCGGAGTGGCGCAACCGGGGTTATGCAACATCGATTCTGTCCACTCTGCTACGAGAATGCTTGCTTAAAGCACCTGAAGTCGTTATTTATGTTGCGGAAGATAACGCGACGGCGAAGAATGTTTACTTGAAGGCAGGTTTTAGGCCTTGCCATGAGTATATCTTTGTTAGGGTTTAGCAGTTTTTTCTTCTGCTACTTGGATTTCTGCATTGGTGTAGTGCAGGTTTTGGTTATTGATTTTACGTCAATAATGCATAAAAGTTATCGTTGGGTTGATTAGGATGCTGCCCCCAAAAATAATATACAGGTGAACTATAGGGGTAATTTAAAAAGTGAACCTAAAGTACAACCCAAAAAATATGGCATTAATGATCTGCTTAGCATTCACAGTTAGCATCCTCGCACCCTATACCCAAGCCTCTGCACAGCCATCAAACAACTGGGTTGTTCACCCCTTGCACACCGCACTTTTTACAGGCTACACCACACCTCATGGATACACACCAACCCAAATGCGAACCGCCTACAACTTACCTGACGCAGGCGGAGCAGGAAAAATAATTGCCATCATAACCGCCTATGACAATCCATACATCTTGAACGCCTTTAACACGTTTTCACACACATACAACCTTCCAGATAACAGTTCAGGCGGTTTATTAGTTCACAAAATGCCAGGCATAACCCCCGCTGATGAAAGCTGGAGTTTAGAAACCTGTTTAGATGTGGAATGGGCACATGCTATCGCTCCAAACGCAACAATTCTCCTTGTAGAAGCCAAAGACAATCAGGGCGCCTCAATGTTTGATGCAATCACGTATGCCACAAATCAGCAGGGAGTAGTTGCGGTTTCTATGAGTTGGGGCGGAGAAGAAGAGAGCAACCAACTATTATGGGACCAATACTTCAACAAAGCGGGCATCGAGTTTTTTGCTGCTTCAGGTGACAACTCTGAAGACGTAATCTACCCTGCCAGTTCAAGGTATGTTGTGGCAGTTGGAGGAACCACTCTAAACCTCCAAGCGGATGGAACAGTAATTTCAGAGGTAGCCTGGGATGATAGTGGCGGCGGAACAAGCAAATATGAACCCTTACCCAGCTACCAAGCAAACTATGGATTAACTTACTCTAAGCGGGCAGTACCAGATGTTTCTTACAACGCTGACCCAGCAACTGGAATCCCAGTTTACTATAATGGTTACTGGTACAAGGTCGGAGGCACAAGCGCTGGAGCACCTCAATGGGCAGCCATCCACGCCTTGGGCGCTTCAGCCACCAACAACGAATTGTACCAGAAAGCCCAAATCGACTACGCCGCATATTTCCGAGACATAACAGAAGGGGCAAACGCCAACTATAGCGCCACCATAGGCTATGACCGAGTTACAGGGTTAGGCAGCCCCTTAACCTACAATTTTGGCACATACCTCGAAGTTTCACCTACCGAGGGCGCTGGCCAAACCCCAATAGCCCTAACAGGCAGAGGTTTTTTGGGCTCCTCAATAAACCTCTACTACCTAAACCCACAGAGCAACACGTGGATTTCCATAGCCAACAACACTGCCACCACAAACGGCAACTTCACCCTTCAAATCAACGCACCTGACCTGCTACAAAACAACTTGGCAGGCGACCACAAACCAGCCTCCGATTACATAGTTTTTCGCGCCCGAGACAGTAACGATGGAAGATACTACAACTCCACCGAGCCCTATGCATTGTTACGCAGGGGTTTAACTCAAGTCAATAATGTTTTCGCGTCGGGAGTGTTTGGTAATAGAACCGATTTGACAACGCAAGTTTTTACCCAAAAAGGTCAAAGCCTACTAGTTTCGGGCATGTGGTTTAATCCAGGTATCATAAGTTTACTTTGGGATAATCAGACCCTTTGGTCATCGATAGCGGATGATTTGGGGACGTTTACAGCGTCGGTTCAGGTACCTACAACCACCGTAGGAAAACACATTATCGTTATCAGGGACCAGAATTCAGATTTTTCTTTTAACATAACCCGCGAGCCCTTCATCAGCCTTAACTATAATGGAGGTTGGTACACGTCAGATTTTACGTTGGATTTAACGCCTGACGCAGAAGTGACTGAACTGTTTTATTGTATAAACGGCGGCGTGATCCAAAATGTTACCGCTAATGGATCGCCAGTTATTTCTACAGAAGGAGAAAATGGCACTTTAGAGTACTGGAGCAGCTGGAACCCCTATGGA
This genomic stretch from Candidatus Bathyarchaeota archaeon harbors:
- a CDS encoding GNAT family N-acetyltransferase, with amino-acid sequence MVAFGYAMATEALGHVTWIGTRAEWRNRGYATSILSTLLRECLLKAPEVVIYVAEDNATAKNVYLKAGFRPCHEYIFVRV
- a CDS encoding 2-oxoacid:acceptor oxidoreductase family protein — encoded protein: MVEFRWHGRGGQGAWTASELLARTALDEGKYIQSFPEFGPERMGAPVTAFTRISTEPIRLHCAIYDPDVVVVLDNTLLKTVPVTAGLNRDEDCLIINSSDEPAKLKENLRVVKGKVWTVPATEIALKILGVPITNTALLGVVAKATGIVSLEGIEKTLKGRFRPDLAEKNFAVVQEAYKEAKME
- a CDS encoding nucleoside 2-deoxyribosyltransferase; translation: MNIFIIMPFDKKFDDVYAQIKNTVQTAITQEGTRCYRLDEVKSAGRITIDLVSELKQAALCIADVTGNNPNVMWELGYAMALNKPTIVLSQSFEKMPFDIADLRTIKYDPQNLLTIKVRLLEAINMTFSRYEMRVGSRIINALEKAPYGIAVTGSSKVTPALCVDKIQSTLSNYIKTNTVWFVGSNGACDEAAAEYLGSLKQKVTIISYDKFDISDRMLKIIEKFDFKFLSAEDQPIPKNISMPSKRDFLFAQMADLMLIAWDGQSAKTQELINWCRIQHKDHFICYV
- the porA gene encoding pyruvate ferredoxin oxidoreductase; translation: MALNGDEAVALAVKQCDVDVVAAYPITPQTIIVEKFSEYVANGETQTEFVCVESEHSAMTASLTASLTGARTFTASASAGLALMHEMLFVTSGSRAPVVMAVANRALSAPLNIHGDHSDSMAERDSGWIQVYAENAQEAYDSIIQAFKIAEDVKVSLPIIVGLDGFTISHTLERVDVLTDDVVKAFVGERAFPMVTTHEGKTVPLKLDPANPMTLGPNALQNYYFEFKRQQEEGMKNAYKIIQEVNKEYTKISGRSFGNGLIDPYKVDDAEVAIVCIGSTAGTLKVMVDELRAEGAKVGILRLRTFRPFPAEDIQDALKNCKVVAVFDKSMSPGGFGAAVFNEVRNALYDLKQRPIVVEYIYGLGGRDSSPRDFKRVFEDLCKFAKTGQVDSTVHYLGLRE
- a CDS encoding B12-binding domain-containing radical SAM protein, with the protein product MTDVLLTADRTLMSNYHHNEFLGFGTCAPPNFIPEWLYSYLFFPPLETSSGRPWTAPYGLRKTEAQLLKEGFKVDTVSPSALSKRLENTKVLGIYTMDPFGLGPASTTLASIFKKEPYLAKHFQTLLKSQSLQKAKKNGLKVIVGGPGAWQFRCRENAAKELGIDCVVEGEAENVIGKLFRVAMEGQNLPSHYEVGLGETPTLEQIPDIVQPSINGLIEIGRGCCRGCKFCNVTLRPLRWYPIEKVERELDVNLNSGKVTGACLHSEDVMLYGSNNTVPNDEKLIRLHEMVMNKVDSISWSHASLAAVASAPKLFSKLSEIILQKQSWWGAEIGIETGSPEVAKKIMPAKAHPFSADKWHEVVVEGMGLMHDYKLVPACTIIVGLPDEKEEDVAKTMDLVDDLKGMRSLIVPLFFVPLGKLKSEDWFTNTQLSSLHKQLLIQCAEHDFYWVDNLLDWSFSDKWYKRITKEFYKGFSAIAKYKVRQIE
- a CDS encoding 4Fe-4S binding protein yields the protein MSSKEKTWKEISVGAVSSKASVGFMTGDWKTYMPIRDLEKCTTCLTCVMLCPEGAIRYRPKMGKIEFDFAFCKGCGICANECPTKAITMKLPEE
- a CDS encoding thiamine pyrophosphate-dependent enzyme codes for the protein MATETQEWKFTAKDIANKPDLFESGHRACAGCGPASVLRLVMKGTRGPTIVTQATGCMEIVGSIYPYTSWEVPWVHTAFENAGANAAGIDAAIKVLQRKGKMSPEHIDVIALAGDGGTYDIGLQALSGAVERGHDFLFILYDNEGYMNTGIQRSSGTPLGAATTTSPAGSVRPGKLENKKPITDIMLAHGMEYVATATPYYWKDLITKVRKGLEVEGPAFLHVFAPCPRGWRSDPSKTMEYSKLSVETCIFPIWEAVNGKRQLSIPSKIISLAPQKKRPVRDYLEGQGRYRHLFSTKNSHVIDEIQSNTDARWQKLLKQCETA
- a CDS encoding S53 family peptidase; this translates as MALMICLAFTVSILAPYTQASAQPSNNWVVHPLHTALFTGYTTPHGYTPTQMRTAYNLPDAGGAGKIIAIITAYDNPYILNAFNTFSHTYNLPDNSSGGLLVHKMPGITPADESWSLETCLDVEWAHAIAPNATILLVEAKDNQGASMFDAITYATNQQGVVAVSMSWGGEEESNQLLWDQYFNKAGIEFFAASGDNSEDVIYPASSRYVVAVGGTTLNLQADGTVISEVAWDDSGGGTSKYEPLPSYQANYGLTYSKRAVPDVSYNADPATGIPVYYNGYWYKVGGTSAGAPQWAAIHALGASATNNELYQKAQIDYAAYFRDITEGANANYSATIGYDRVTGLGSPLTYNFGTYLEVSPTEGAGQTPIALTGRGFLGSSINLYYLNPQSNTWISIANNTATTNGNFTLQINAPDLLQNNLAGDHKPASDYIVFRARDSNDGRYYNSTEPYALLRRGLTQVNNVFASGVFGNRTDLTTQVFTQKGQSLLVSGMWFNPGIISLLWDNQTLWSSIADDLGTFTASVQVPTTTVGKHIIVIRDQNSDFSFNITREPFISLNYNGGWYTSDFTLDLTPDAEVTELFYCINGGVIQNVTANGSPVISTEGENGTLEYWSSWNPYGVNLETAHTTLGSIKLDKTPPSGTITTNTVTSSSTITLNVTATDATSGITNMRFSNDNQTYTNWETYTTSKNWTLQSGDGTKTVYAEFQDAAGLTSQATCTVTLESNQPAQTAQPTSPPAASASTTQSTTKPTVTASPTATPAPTPAIPELNLTIIIAMLTLTAVGLIIKRKK